Proteins encoded by one window of Lactobacillus paragasseri:
- a CDS encoding S-ribosylhomocysteine lyase encodes MGKVESFELDHTKVKAPYVRLITVEEGKKGDKISNFDLRLVQPNENAIPTGGLHTIEHLLAGLLRDRIDGYIDCSPFGCRTGFHLLVWGTPSTTDVAKALKEALEEIRDNIQWEDVPGTTIESCGNYRDHSLFSAKQWSRDILEKGISDDPFERNVVE; translated from the coding sequence ATGGGTAAAGTTGAAAGTTTTGAATTAGATCACACTAAAGTTAAGGCACCTTATGTTCGCCTAATTACTGTTGAAGAAGGTAAAAAAGGTGACAAGATTAGTAATTTTGATCTTCGCTTAGTTCAGCCAAATGAAAATGCCATCCCTACTGGAGGCTTACATACTATCGAGCACTTGTTAGCTGGATTATTGCGTGACCGTATTGACGGCTACATTGATTGTTCACCATTTGGTTGCCGAACGGGCTTTCATCTCTTAGTTTGGGGTACCCCATCAACTACAGATGTTGCTAAGGCTCTTAAGGAAGCACTTGAAGAAATTCGCGATAATATTCAATGGGAGGATGTTCCTGGCACTACTATTGAATCTTGTGGGAATTACCGCGACCATTCTCTATTTTCTGCTAAACAATGGTCAAGAGATATTTTAGAAAAGGGTATTTCTGATGATCCATTTGAAAGAAACGTTGTAGAATAA
- a CDS encoding mucin-binding protein, whose protein sequence is MPDINHTYKDGVDTVNKSDFIKATKNSDYDNAVNNKDYSLIPKAVLDAIPNGYVLDVESGAKIENSDTKYPNGMKNGTAEFGKTSMYYFDGDTVVYNLIKANSFTKKIIVKRNVKFENIDKPGVALKPDYNKKLDPIEVSGLYNPLTGRIISIADFSSKTSSLDLKEYSFPDEINGLIYQSANATVSYSQNQEHVIPKVSGSLIGSYVRVRGIGTGKFDTKGKAYNINDPYNIKELSAAKVDDNIIEFDQNILIQYGSNHANLVLIGQALGKTNQLLDSSIGNDKDKITFKYTDKQLQRDGYTYKIYYAEDGSSLASLAASAIGSVINGEDAVHAINQSWLINYATQNSFPAYDSLADALKANNQYDSSADGNVVSDYTQNFFVVYTPVQQEKQNFYIISDNDPYRRDPITKQFALPETTQDADKSGTDYFKIQGNKGSEVIPYNESGGARYNSLYNQGSATNYSQGQYDYDANGNLIKHNPGIPSDDSNPYLSGLMVYQRTGYYIDEAIYEYKDSQGKKHQIKFNVELTKNFDLSQAGNVSYSSDNGLLPILNYLTSGPSNSGKKCYLMPESYTSDTTPYKIKISGSEDWKVKDDESGVSYVDIPADEIWTFDNTDYDSSKMQDPSPQILHLHYAPTPLSEDGSVAKVQIHYVDVTGVDHLNPENQGITYKLNPSTSKYGAYMGNELELDNQGNPPSIFNIANVDQSYDNTNKDNEIVSKLAKEGYVVVQRDKQTRGKQQFNIFDSDQGNGSYDSNDAGMRYSGYLWATLNYYVFLKKQAQYPANYQVLLENDNGTVEKELVGLTELGIGGQDEDIATSFADPTGHSLETLEQKYQSIIDTLKKNPKYKNYDFVLEPTDNKKLKVTDKINGNFSDTESKLFTIYATYKKGKVTVHYIDVNGSAKTKDFNPSDGTEISDTAQNLTDKNYGDSYSNELWDYAQNNYILAADVPNAATSGIISAPNKDVYVYLKHATTTTVQHATLHENIKYQYKDGSKVANDYDRTIKYSRTKTHDLVTNNDSEWSAWKPVINQKDTNFETVTSPLINGYTADKKEITAPVPVDSDFGNEKTHNYNYVVTYSPDNQKIIVNYIDDTTGKTLSTKELNGKSDEKSDYTTKDSIAEYEKQHYDLVSDDTNGNELLFDHDDDVDQVYNVHLTHHMTPINDTKTINETIHYIYEDGKTASPDVVGTPVIFTHDGERDEVTNKEHWNDWKSEKDSFDAVKSPEVAGYTPDIDTVPEIKVEPTDSDIDRTVTYKADEQKAKLRFYDDTDHKFIELAPDINTTGQSNGNISFNVPYDFSNYSFIEVDSSNDPADKSNKLNGDTLDKVNYGNFDKDKNTDQIFIAHFTHKTAPVKDTKTVTETVHYVYEDGTKAHDDVQKEVTFTKTGTKDLVTGEEKSNWSKSKEFEEVVSPEIAGYTPDQEKIDSVTVSHDSKDIVRIVTYKANPQKITVNYVDDTTGKTLATKELNGKSDEKSGYTTGDSIANYEKQHYDLVSDETNGSELIFDHDDKVDQVYNVHLIHHLSSISDTKTINETIHYVYEDGKTARPDVIGTPVVFTRDGERDEVTNEDMWNDWTTKKDSFDKVQSPEIVGYIPNVDAVPEIKVKPTDSDIDRTVTYKADEQKAKLRFYDDTDHKFIELAPDINTLGKSNENISFNVPYNLSNYSFIEVDSSNDPANKSDKLNGDSLDNVNYGRFDTDKNEDQVFIAHFTHKTVPVKDTKAVTEIVHYLYEDGAKAHDDVQKQVIFTKTGSKDLVTGKEKSSWSGPQVFNEVFSPEIPGYTPDQGKINSMVVSKDSKDIERTVIYKAKPVEPTTPDKPTQPSKPTKPEEPTTPGKPVQPGEPTKPEEPTTPGKPAQPSEPTKPEEPTTPGKPAQPSEPTKPEEQTIPNKPNQSNETESSKTVAQINKLNKSKNIKASNTSTSLTHTTYAVGTSRNVTSAKQINRARTTLPQTGSQKTDLSLAGLALASVGAIIGLIGGKERKRRKR, encoded by the coding sequence GTGCCAGATATAAATCATACTTATAAAGATGGCGTTGATACTGTCAATAAGTCTGACTTTATTAAGGCAACTAAAAATAGTGACTATGATAATGCTGTTAACAATAAGGATTATTCCCTAATTCCTAAAGCTGTACTTGACGCCATTCCTAATGGTTATGTATTAGATGTTGAATCTGGCGCTAAGATTGAAAACTCTGATACTAAATATCCTAATGGAATGAAAAATGGAACTGCTGAATTTGGTAAGACATCAATGTATTACTTTGATGGCGATACCGTCGTTTATAACTTGATTAAAGCTAATAGTTTTACTAAAAAAATAATTGTTAAAAGAAATGTTAAATTTGAAAATATTGATAAACCTGGTGTAGCTTTAAAACCAGATTACAATAAAAAACTAGATCCTATAGAAGTCTCTGGATTATATAATCCTTTAACTGGCAGAATAATTAGTATTGCCGATTTTTCAAGTAAGACATCGAGCTTAGATTTAAAAGAATATAGTTTCCCAGATGAAATTAATGGGCTAATTTATCAGTCTGCCAACGCTACTGTTAGTTATAGTCAAAATCAAGAACACGTTATACCTAAAGTTTCTGGAAGTTTAATAGGCTCATATGTACGTGTTAGAGGAATAGGTACAGGTAAATTTGATACTAAAGGAAAAGCATATAATATTAATGATCCATATAATATTAAAGAATTAAGTGCTGCAAAAGTAGATGATAATATAATTGAATTCGATCAAAATATTTTGATTCAGTATGGAAGTAACCATGCTAACTTAGTATTGATTGGACAAGCGCTTGGAAAAACAAATCAGCTATTAGATTCTTCTATTGGAAATGATAAAGACAAAATCACTTTCAAATATACTGATAAACAACTACAGCGTGATGGCTATACTTATAAGATTTATTACGCTGAAGATGGTAGTAGTTTGGCTTCTTTAGCAGCCAGTGCAATTGGTTCGGTAATAAATGGTGAGGATGCAGTTCATGCTATTAATCAATCTTGGCTAATAAATTATGCGACACAAAATAGCTTTCCTGCTTATGATAGTTTAGCAGATGCCTTGAAGGCTAATAACCAATATGATTCAAGTGCTGATGGTAATGTCGTATCAGATTATACTCAGAATTTCTTTGTAGTTTATACGCCCGTGCAACAAGAAAAACAAAACTTTTATATAATTAGTGACAATGATCCATATAGAAGAGATCCGATAACTAAGCAATTTGCATTGCCTGAAACTACTCAAGATGCAGATAAATCTGGAACAGATTACTTTAAGATACAGGGAAATAAGGGGAGTGAAGTGATCCCGTATAATGAATCTGGTGGAGCAAGGTATAACTCCTTATATAATCAGGGGTCTGCAACTAATTATAGTCAAGGACAGTATGATTATGATGCAAATGGTAATCTGATCAAACATAATCCAGGTATACCTTCAGATGATTCTAATCCGTATTTAAGTGGACTAATGGTTTATCAACGGACCGGTTACTATATTGATGAAGCAATATATGAATATAAAGATTCTCAAGGTAAAAAACATCAAATTAAGTTTAATGTAGAATTAACCAAAAATTTTGATCTAAGCCAAGCTGGTAATGTGTCATATTCTAGTGATAATGGCTTATTACCTATCTTGAACTATTTAACAAGTGGTCCATCAAATAGTGGTAAAAAGTGCTACTTGATGCCAGAAAGTTATACTTCAGATACAACTCCTTATAAAATTAAAATTTCTGGTAGTGAAGATTGGAAAGTAAAAGACGATGAATCAGGAGTCAGCTATGTAGATATACCCGCGGATGAAATATGGACCTTTGATAATACTGACTACGATTCTAGTAAAATGCAAGATCCTAGTCCTCAAATTCTACACTTACATTATGCTCCGACTCCGTTGTCAGAAGATGGTAGTGTAGCTAAGGTACAAATTCACTACGTAGATGTTACGGGAGTAGATCATTTAAATCCGGAAAATCAAGGAATTACTTATAAGCTAAATCCATCAACAAGTAAGTATGGAGCTTATATGGGGAATGAACTGGAATTAGATAACCAGGGCAATCCTCCATCAATATTTAATATTGCTAATGTTGATCAAAGCTATGATAATACCAATAAAGATAATGAAATTGTTTCAAAATTGGCTAAAGAAGGATATGTTGTTGTTCAACGTGATAAACAAACCCGTGGTAAGCAACAATTTAATATCTTTGATAGCGATCAAGGAAATGGATCATATGATAGTAATGATGCCGGAATGAGATATAGCGGCTATCTATGGGCAACTTTAAACTACTATGTTTTCCTCAAAAAGCAGGCGCAATATCCAGCAAATTATCAGGTTCTCTTAGAAAATGATAATGGCACGGTTGAAAAAGAATTAGTTGGCTTAACTGAATTAGGAATAGGTGGACAGGATGAAGATATTGCCACTAGTTTTGCAGATCCAACTGGACATAGTTTAGAAACACTTGAACAAAAGTATCAAAGTATTATTGATACTTTGAAGAAAAATCCTAAGTATAAAAACTATGATTTTGTTCTAGAACCAACAGATAATAAAAAATTAAAAGTAACAGATAAAATTAACGGTAACTTTAGTGATACTGAATCTAAGTTATTTACTATTTATGCTACCTATAAGAAAGGTAAAGTAACTGTTCACTACATTGACGTAAATGGTTCTGCTAAGACTAAAGATTTCAATCCAAGCGATGGTACAGAGATTTCTGATACTGCCCAGAATTTAACCGATAAAAATTATGGTGATAGTTACAGTAACGAGCTTTGGGATTATGCACAGAATAATTATATTTTGGCAGCAGATGTTCCTAATGCAGCAACAAGTGGTATAATTTCTGCACCAAATAAGGATGTTTATGTATATTTAAAACATGCTACAACCACTACTGTTCAACACGCTACTCTACATGAAAATATTAAGTATCAATATAAAGATGGTTCTAAAGTTGCAAATGATTATGACCGTACAATTAAATATTCACGTACAAAAACTCATGATTTAGTGACAAATAATGATAGTGAGTGGAGTGCATGGAAACCAGTCATTAATCAAAAAGATACTAATTTTGAAACTGTGACTTCACCATTAATTAATGGGTATACTGCTGACAAGAAAGAAATTACTGCTCCAGTTCCAGTTGATAGTGATTTTGGAAATGAAAAGACTCATAATTATAACTATGTTGTGACCTACAGTCCTGACAATCAAAAGATCATAGTCAACTATATTGACGATACGACAGGTAAGACTTTATCTACTAAAGAGCTTAATGGTAAATCCGATGAAAAATCAGACTATACGACTAAAGATTCAATTGCAGAGTATGAAAAGCAACATTATGATTTAGTTTCTGACGATACAAATGGAAATGAATTGCTCTTTGATCACGATGACGACGTGGACCAGGTTTACAACGTTCATTTGACTCATCATATGACGCCAATTAATGATACGAAGACGATTAACGAAACTATTCATTATATTTATGAAGATGGCAAAACTGCAAGTCCTGATGTAGTTGGTACACCCGTAATCTTCACTCATGATGGAGAACGTGATGAAGTAACTAATAAGGAACACTGGAACGATTGGAAATCTGAAAAAGATAGCTTTGATGCAGTAAAATCACCAGAAGTAGCTGGATATACACCTGATATTGATACTGTTCCTGAAATAAAGGTAGAACCAACTGACTCTGATATTGATAGAACAGTAACGTACAAAGCTGATGAACAAAAAGCTAAATTGAGATTTTACGATGATACTGATCATAAATTTATCGAGTTAGCACCTGATATTAATACAACTGGCCAGAGCAATGGAAATATTAGTTTCAATGTTCCTTATGACTTTTCAAATTACAGTTTCATCGAAGTTGATAGTAGTAATGATCCAGCGGATAAATCTAACAAATTAAATGGAGATACTTTAGATAAAGTAAACTATGGTAATTTTGATAAGGATAAAAATACTGATCAAATTTTTATAGCTCACTTTACTCACAAGACCGCACCAGTTAAGGATACGAAGACAGTAACTGAAACAGTTCATTATGTTTATGAAGATGGTACAAAAGCTCATGACGATGTACAAAAAGAAGTAACATTCACTAAGACAGGAACTAAGGATTTAGTAACAGGTGAAGAAAAGAGCAATTGGAGTAAATCAAAAGAATTTGAAGAAGTAGTTTCTCCAGAAATTGCAGGCTATACACCAGATCAAGAAAAGATCGATTCTGTCACAGTTTCACATGATTCAAAAGATATTGTTAGGATAGTGACTTATAAGGCAAATCCGCAAAAGATCACAGTAAACTATGTCGATGATACAACAGGTAAGACTTTAGCTACCAAGGAGCTTAATGGTAAATCTGATGAAAAGTCAGGCTATACAACTGGTGATTCAATTGCTAATTATGAAAAGCAACATTATGATTTAGTTTCTGATGAAACAAATGGAAGTGAATTGATCTTTGATCACGATGATAAGGTAGACCAAGTTTACAATGTACACTTGATCCATCATCTGTCTTCGATTAGTGATACAAAGACGATTAATGAAACGATTCATTACGTTTATGAAGATGGCAAGACTGCAAGACCTGATGTAATTGGTACTCCAGTAGTTTTCACTCGTGATGGAGAACGTGATGAAGTAACTAATGAAGATATGTGGAACGATTGGACGACTAAAAAGGATAGTTTTGATAAGGTTCAATCTCCAGAAATAGTGGGATATATACCTAATGTTGATGCTGTTCCTGAAATAAAGGTAAAACCAACTGACTCTGATATTGATAGAACAGTAACGTACAAAGCTGATGAACAAAAAGCTAAATTGAGATTCTACGATGATACTGATCATAAATTTATTGAATTAGCGCCAGATATTAATACTCTAGGTAAGAGCAATGAAAATATCAGTTTCAATGTTCCATATAATTTATCAAACTATAGTTTTATTGAGGTTGATAGCAGCAATGATCCAGCAAATAAATCTGATAAGTTGAATGGTGATAGTTTAGATAATGTAAATTATGGCAGATTTGATACGGATAAGAATGAAGATCAAGTATTTATTGCTCACTTTACTCACAAGACTGTACCAGTTAAGGATACAAAGGCAGTAACTGAAATAGTTCACTATTTATATGAAGATGGCGCAAAAGCTCATGATGATGTTCAAAAGCAAGTAATATTCACTAAGACTGGGAGCAAAGACTTAGTAACTGGTAAAGAAAAGAGCAGTTGGAGCGGTCCACAGGTATTTAATGAAGTGTTCTCTCCAGAAATTCCAGGTTACACACCAGATCAAGGAAAGATTAATTCTATGGTTGTTTCAAAAGATTCGAAGGATATTGAACGTACAGTAATTTATAAAGCTAAACCTGTAGAACCGACAACACCGGACAAGCCAACACAACCAAGTAAGCCAACAAAGCCGGAAGAACCGACAACACCAGGTAAGCCAGTACAACCGGGTGAACCAACGAAGCCGGAAGAACCGACAACACCAGGTAAGCCAGCACAACCGAGTGAACCAACGAAGCCAGAAGAACCGACAACACCAGGTAAGCCAGCACAACCGAGTGAACCAACAAAGCCGGAAGAACAAACAATACCTAACAAGCCAAATCAATCGAATGAAACAGAATCATCTAAGACTGTTGCGCAAATTAATAAGTTAAACAAGTCCAAGAATATTAAAGCTTCAAACACTTCTACAAGCTTAACTCATACAACTTATGCAGTTGGAACTTCAAGAAATGTCACATCAGCTAAGCAGATTAATCGTGCTAGAACAACACTACCGCAAACTGGTAGTCAAAAGACAGATTTATCATTAGCAGGATTAGCATTAGCTTCTGTCGGAGCAATAATTGGACTAATTGGTGGTAAAGAAAGGAAGAGAAGAAAAAGATAA
- a CDS encoding YSIRK-type signal peptide-containing protein (The YSIRK form of extended signal peptide directs nascent proteins to the cross-wall site, while signal peptides lacking YSIRK direct proteins instead to the cell pole. A large fraction of YSIRK proteins are surface proteins anchored by sortase-mediated processing of a C-terminal LPXTG motif.), with the protein MNNRKYIKNSANARQRFSIRKLTIGTASVLLGTVFYLGTSETTAQAASADSAEKEVQTVATSPIVKNEATTVKSSADTNAKTQVVHQKTAELAKTDVENKTDKSTVQATEVNVDKKDDKPVATKDVNSAEKVRQNTQTLDTLKAVPTNTAELNESKAENTYTDFTVDKDKIDTEDSATFNFSTNEAKAGDVYKIVIPETTTDGFDGTTKDGESADKKLLL; encoded by the coding sequence ATGAACAATAGAAAATATATAAAAAATAGTGCTAATGCAAGACAACGTTTTAGCATTCGTAAACTTACAATCGGTACAGCTTCTGTTTTATTGGGAACAGTTTTTTATTTAGGAACAAGTGAAACGACAGCTCAAGCTGCAAGCGCTGATAGTGCAGAGAAAGAAGTGCAGACTGTAGCTACTTCCCCAATTGTAAAAAATGAGGCTACAACAGTTAAAAGTTCAGCAGATACAAATGCTAAAACTCAGGTAGTTCACCAAAAAACTGCTGAATTAGCAAAGACAGATGTAGAAAATAAAACAGATAAATCTACTGTTCAAGCTACGGAGGTTAATGTAGATAAAAAAGACGATAAACCAGTAGCAACTAAGGATGTAAATTCTGCTGAAAAGGTACGGCAAAATACTCAAACTTTAGATACCTTAAAAGCAGTTCCAACTAACACGGCTGAACTTAATGAAAGTAAGGCAGAAAATACGTATACTGACTTTACTGTAGACAAGGATAAAATTGATACTGAAGATTCAGCAACATTCAATTTTAGTACTAATGAAGCAAAAGCTGGAGACGTTTATAAGATTGTTATCCCCGAAACAACCACGGATGGATTTGACGGCACGACTAAAGATGGTGAGTCTGCTGATAAAAAACTGCTACTATAG
- a CDS encoding ATP-binding cassette domain-containing protein, with protein sequence MTAKLPTQIEVRGGRVHNLKNIDVNIPLHKFVAISGLSGSGKSSLAMGILYEEGSRRYLDALSTYMRRRIKQGNQANVTSVKHIPSALALRQRPTIPSERATVGTMSETFNILRLIFSRLGSPVCPNGHRLKPSLEIAEAMAKSGEEMGQLTCPVCGVKFYAPSAEQFAFNSDGACEKCGGTGKVRQLDDSKLIADPSLSIKEGAVASWSLPGRNFMPNVAEHAGVRIDIPYKDLTDKEKDFVLNGPEKKYKMDFLSGTGRVFHDFNALYENAHQAVLRSAKTSKSERAQKRISEFFSYQTCPVCHGSRLKPGLLKQLVGSLNINEVAEMPLDDLIAWKGQVLKSLPAEMHKMASALFTEFVENLQPLLDLGLDYLTMARNGNTLSTGELQRIQLARTLRTETTGVLYVLDEPSIGLHPANVDGLIKVLHKLVAQGNSLVVVDHNVDIIKAADEIIEIGPGSGEQGGEILDQGSVDQIKKDKQSLIRPYLDGTAELMARKRAEKVNSVKISFNVDHYFNLQDVHANIPVNQLTAVTGFSGAGKTSLILDSLVPAIQAQAKGENLPKQVKNFESPINQVVSVDASPIGKSTRSTVATYTSIMDNLRKLFARQPLAKNKHYTPTYFSYNNKQGACPTCGGTGIVTLDIQFLPDMQQICPTCEGNRYNPEVQKVKWNGYSIVDILNLDINEAIPVFKKEPKIERDLLLLKEVGLGYLHLGESTPTLSGGEAQRLKLVTHLSHKQDDTLFVFDEPTIGLHPLDVKVLVQVMQKLLDQGATIITITHDLNMIVNADNILDLGPRGGKNGGKVVAAGQTQDLINHPVSLTTEYLANYWRQFKK encoded by the coding sequence TTGACTGCAAAGTTACCAACTCAGATTGAAGTGCGTGGGGGACGTGTTCATAATCTGAAAAATATTGATGTTAATATCCCACTTCATAAATTTGTTGCAATCTCTGGTTTGTCAGGCTCAGGAAAATCTTCTTTAGCCATGGGTATCTTATATGAAGAAGGCTCCAGAAGATATTTAGATGCCTTGTCTACTTATATGCGTAGACGAATCAAACAGGGAAATCAGGCAAATGTTACTAGCGTCAAGCATATTCCTTCAGCTTTAGCCTTAAGGCAGCGTCCAACTATTCCATCTGAACGCGCAACGGTTGGAACAATGAGCGAAACTTTTAATATTTTGCGGTTGATCTTTTCTAGATTAGGCTCGCCTGTTTGTCCCAATGGTCACCGTTTAAAGCCAAGTCTAGAAATTGCAGAAGCAATGGCAAAGTCAGGTGAAGAAATGGGTCAACTTACTTGTCCAGTTTGCGGTGTTAAGTTTTATGCGCCAAGTGCTGAACAGTTTGCCTTTAATTCTGATGGGGCTTGTGAAAAATGTGGCGGAACAGGAAAAGTACGTCAATTGGATGATAGTAAGTTGATTGCTGATCCTAGTCTTTCTATTAAAGAGGGAGCAGTTGCTTCGTGGTCGCTACCTGGTAGAAACTTTATGCCCAATGTAGCAGAACATGCGGGGGTTAGGATTGACATTCCCTATAAGGATTTAACTGATAAAGAAAAAGATTTTGTTCTTAATGGTCCTGAAAAGAAGTATAAAATGGACTTTTTATCAGGAACGGGGAGAGTTTTTCATGATTTTAATGCCCTTTATGAAAATGCTCACCAAGCTGTTTTACGTTCTGCCAAAACTAGTAAGAGCGAACGTGCGCAAAAGCGGATTTCAGAATTTTTCTCATATCAGACTTGTCCTGTGTGTCATGGTTCAAGATTAAAGCCAGGATTATTGAAGCAATTAGTAGGTAGTTTAAATATTAACGAAGTAGCTGAAATGCCGTTAGATGATTTGATTGCTTGGAAAGGTCAAGTGCTTAAGAGTTTACCAGCTGAGATGCATAAAATGGCCAGCGCCTTATTCACAGAGTTTGTGGAGAACTTGCAACCACTACTTGATTTAGGCTTAGATTATTTAACAATGGCTCGAAATGGTAACACCTTATCCACAGGTGAATTACAGCGAATTCAGTTAGCACGCACGTTGAGAACAGAAACAACTGGCGTCTTATATGTCTTAGATGAACCTTCAATTGGGCTACATCCTGCTAATGTTGACGGCTTAATTAAGGTCTTGCATAAATTAGTAGCACAAGGAAATTCACTAGTAGTTGTGGATCACAATGTGGATATTATTAAAGCAGCTGATGAAATAATTGAGATTGGACCAGGATCAGGTGAACAAGGCGGTGAAATTCTGGATCAAGGTAGCGTTGATCAAATAAAAAAAGACAAGCAATCTTTAATTAGACCTTATCTTGATGGAACTGCTGAATTAATGGCGAGAAAGCGAGCAGAAAAAGTTAACTCTGTAAAAATTTCATTTAATGTGGATCATTATTTTAATCTGCAAGATGTTCATGCGAATATTCCTGTTAATCAATTAACTGCTGTGACTGGATTTTCTGGAGCAGGTAAGACAAGTTTAATTCTAGATAGTTTAGTTCCAGCAATTCAAGCACAAGCAAAAGGTGAAAATTTACCTAAACAAGTTAAGAACTTTGAATCGCCAATTAATCAAGTAGTTAGCGTTGATGCTTCACCAATTGGTAAAAGTACCAGGTCAACTGTTGCTACATATACTTCAATTATGGATAATTTACGTAAATTATTTGCTCGGCAGCCTCTTGCAAAAAACAAGCATTATACGCCAACTTACTTTTCTTATAATAATAAACAGGGAGCTTGTCCAACTTGTGGTGGAACTGGAATTGTAACTTTAGATATTCAATTTTTACCTGATATGCAGCAGATTTGTCCGACCTGTGAGGGTAATCGCTATAATCCAGAAGTTCAAAAAGTAAAGTGGAACGGCTACTCAATTGTTGATATTTTAAATTTAGATATTAATGAAGCAATTCCTGTTTTTAAGAAAGAACCTAAAATTGAGCGTGACTTACTTTTACTAAAAGAAGTTGGACTAGGTTATCTTCATTTAGGTGAAAGTACACCAACTTTATCTGGTGGAGAGGCACAGCGTTTGAAGTTAGTGACACATTTAAGTCATAAACAGGACGATACTTTATTTGTATTTGATGAGCCTACAATTGGATTACATCCGCTTGATGTGAAAGTTTTAGTTCAAGTAATGCAGAAATTGCTAGATCAAGGGGCAACTATTATTACGATTACGCACGATCTAAATATGATAGTTAATGCAGATAATATTCTTGATTTAGGGCCACGTGGCGGAAAAAATGGTGGAAAAGTCGTTGCTGCAGGACAAACACAAGATTTGATTAACCATCCCGTGAGTTTAACAACAGAATACCTTGCTAATTATTGGCGGCAGTTTAAAAAATAG